In one bacterium genomic region, the following are encoded:
- a CDS encoding aldo/keto reductase, protein MSAPENRIGRKEFLSGCGRAVLGLGLGAAACSPASGGKASGGAAAPAADSVAAKITPSYRSLGKAGIQVTEVGFGASRTMDPQLMAFAMDRGINVLDTGRSYNNGQNEVVVGKVIKGRRDKVVIISKTQPGTLEKMRSDMETSLTALGTDYIDCLLVHGIGETAEITNEVHKEFLTRAKEEGKARVTGFSCHGDLPAMLNTAAADRFYEVVMTPYNFMGAFTHMLGGNHMSWDAQAMGKAVENCGQAGIDIIAIKTCSGGFRQDNTGPQTYAAALKWVLQSPCVKTTATAMGNFQQIEADAAAMGAGGLGLEEWELLEQYAARFGRNFCRMCGACRGQCPNGVNVPEVNRFQMYATGYCGTMDDQARSGYARLGGCDATACTDCSGCTVRCAYGLPLGSKLKAAHALLA, encoded by the coding sequence ATGTCCGCACCCGAGAACAGAATCGGCAGGAAAGAGTTCCTCTCCGGCTGCGGCAGGGCCGTGCTGGGCCTGGGCCTGGGGGCAGCGGCGTGCAGTCCCGCCTCCGGCGGAAAAGCCTCCGGCGGAGCGGCGGCCCCGGCCGCGGACAGTGTCGCCGCGAAAATCACCCCCTCCTACCGCTCCCTGGGCAAGGCCGGGATCCAGGTGACCGAGGTCGGGTTCGGGGCCAGCCGCACCATGGACCCGCAGCTCATGGCGTTCGCCATGGACCGCGGGATCAACGTGCTGGACACCGGCCGCTCCTACAACAACGGCCAGAACGAGGTGGTGGTCGGCAAGGTGATCAAGGGACGCCGAGACAAGGTGGTGATAATCTCCAAGACCCAGCCGGGAACGCTGGAGAAGATGCGCTCTGATATGGAAACGAGCCTCACCGCCCTGGGCACGGACTATATCGACTGCCTGCTGGTTCACGGGATCGGCGAGACCGCCGAGATCACGAACGAGGTCCACAAGGAGTTCCTCACCCGCGCCAAGGAAGAGGGCAAGGCCCGCGTGACCGGGTTCAGTTGCCACGGCGACCTTCCCGCCATGCTCAACACCGCCGCCGCGGACCGTTTCTACGAGGTGGTGATGACCCCCTACAATTTCATGGGGGCGTTCACCCACATGCTGGGCGGCAACCACATGAGCTGGGACGCCCAGGCGATGGGGAAAGCGGTCGAGAACTGCGGCCAGGCCGGGATAGACATAATCGCGATCAAGACCTGCTCCGGCGGGTTCAGGCAGGACAACACCGGCCCGCAGACCTACGCCGCCGCGCTCAAGTGGGTCCTGCAGAGCCCCTGTGTGAAGACCACCGCCACGGCGATGGGCAATTTCCAGCAGATCGAGGCGGATGCCGCGGCCATGGGCGCGGGCGGCCTGGGCCTGGAGGAGTGGGAGTTGCTGGAGCAGTACGCCGCGCGGTTCGGCCGGAATTTCTGCCGCATGTGCGGGGCCTGCCGCGGCCAGTGCCCGAATGGGGTCAACGTGCCCGAGGTGAACCGGTTCCAGATGTACGCCACGGGATATTGCGGGACTATGGACGACCAGGCGCGCTCCGGCTATGCCCGCCTGGGCGGCTGCGACGCCACAGCCTGCACCGATTGCTCCGGCTGCACGGTGCGCTGCGCCTACGGCCTTCCGCTGGGCAGCAAGCTCAAGGCCGCGCACGCGCTGTTGGCCTGA